One Paenibacillus crassostreae DNA segment encodes these proteins:
- the nfsA gene encoding oxygen-insensitive NADPH nitroreductase — translation MNNTLELLHNHTSVRSYTNQPLTEEQRDAIFKAANQTSSFSLLQAVSIIRITDPDLRKKVMQLCVNQPYIEEAAEFWIFCSDFNRNHQIAPDVDIEYIEFLLIGSLDAGLMAQNALTAAESMGLGGVFIGGVKANINELSELLNLPKYVIPLVGLCIGIPSGDKPALKPRLPQSMVLLENQYQPLDKEQLAVYDEAMLKYYESRPVKAPFTVKKVKGWSEHIQDHLQRSILPEMLEYLNKQGYANK, via the coding sequence ATGAATAATACGCTTGAATTGCTTCACAATCATACCTCCGTTCGTTCTTATACCAATCAACCCCTGACAGAGGAACAACGGGATGCAATCTTTAAGGCGGCGAATCAAACTTCATCTTTCAGCCTTCTACAGGCCGTGTCTATCATTAGAATCACCGATCCGGATCTGCGTAAAAAGGTGATGCAGCTCTGTGTCAATCAGCCTTATATTGAAGAAGCAGCTGAGTTTTGGATTTTCTGCTCTGATTTCAACCGGAATCATCAAATTGCCCCGGATGTTGATATTGAATATATTGAATTTCTTCTGATCGGTTCACTTGATGCCGGGCTGATGGCACAAAATGCGTTAACCGCAGCAGAATCCATGGGACTTGGCGGCGTATTTATAGGTGGGGTTAAAGCTAATATTAACGAGTTATCTGAACTATTGAATTTACCTAAGTATGTGATTCCATTGGTGGGACTATGTATCGGTATTCCGTCTGGAGATAAGCCTGCACTGAAGCCGCGGTTGCCTCAATCCATGGTATTACTTGAAAACCAATATCAGCCACTCGATAAAGAGCAGTTAGCCGTCTATGATGAAGCCATGCTGAAGTATTATGAGAGCCGTCCTGTTAAAGCTCCGTTCACCGTGAAAAAAGTAAAAGGATGGAGTGAGCATATCCAGGATCATCTCCAAAGAAGTATTCTGCCTGAAATGCTGGAGTATTTAAACAAGCAAGGATATGCCAACAAATAA